The Desulfovibrio subterraneus genome has a window encoding:
- the hmcC gene encoding sulfate respiration complex protein HmcC produces MSNNQKSFWTPGNVLTAFILAGGLVLTFLRFYKGIGAVTNLDDNNPWGIWIGFDLMCGVALAAGGYVTSASCYLFGLKRYHSAVRPAITTAFLGYFFVVVALMYDLGHPWRLPYPLVYSQGTTSLLFEVGLCVATYVTVLFVEWSPAALEWLGFRKIRNFVIRLTLPLTILGVVLSTMHQSSLGALFLIAPGKLHPLWYSSFLPVFFFMSSMVAGASMVIFEGTLAHKGMHDKMDETHLKEADGVAFGMAKAASFILLGYFFIKVFDITMDNDWQYLATGYGAWFLVEMFGFVALPSFLYALGVREKNLKLVRIASVFGVLGIVINRFNVSMIAFNWQLPAAERYFPSWMEVGISIFVVTLIVTTYRFIATKMPVLYEHPEYKDAH; encoded by the coding sequence ATGAGCAATAACCAGAAATCATTCTGGACGCCGGGCAACGTTCTTACCGCCTTCATCCTTGCCGGCGGTCTGGTGCTTACGTTCCTGCGCTTCTACAAAGGGATCGGTGCTGTCACCAATCTTGACGACAACAACCCCTGGGGCATCTGGATCGGGTTTGACCTCATGTGCGGCGTAGCACTCGCCGCCGGCGGGTACGTAACCTCCGCATCCTGCTACCTTTTCGGGCTCAAGCGCTATCATTCCGCAGTGCGTCCCGCCATTACCACGGCCTTCCTCGGCTACTTCTTCGTTGTTGTAGCCCTGATGTACGACCTTGGTCATCCGTGGCGCCTGCCTTATCCGCTGGTATACTCGCAGGGTACCACCTCGCTTCTGTTCGAAGTGGGTCTGTGCGTTGCCACGTACGTGACCGTGTTGTTCGTGGAATGGTCTCCCGCCGCTCTGGAATGGCTGGGCTTCCGCAAGATCCGTAACTTCGTGATCAGGCTGACTCTGCCCCTGACCATTCTCGGCGTGGTTCTTTCCACCATGCACCAGAGCTCGCTCGGCGCGCTCTTCCTCATCGCCCCCGGCAAGCTGCACCCGCTGTGGTATTCCAGCTTCCTGCCCGTGTTCTTCTTCATGTCTTCCATGGTGGCAGGTGCTTCCATGGTCATCTTTGAAGGAACGCTGGCACACAAGGGCATGCACGACAAGATGGACGAAACCCACCTGAAGGAAGCCGACGGCGTAGCTTTCGGCATGGCCAAGGCCGCCTCCTTCATCCTGCTGGGCTACTTCTTCATCAAGGTGTTCGACATCACCATGGACAACGACTGGCAGTACCTTGCCACCGGTTACGGTGCATGGTTCCTCGTCGAAATGTTCGGTTTTGTCGCACTGCCCTCTTTCCTCTACGCCCTCGGCGTACGTGAAAAGAACCTCAAGCTCGTGCGCATCGCCTCTGTCTTCGGCGTGCTCGGTATCGTGATCAACCGTTTCAACGTGAGCATGATTGCCTTCAACTGGCAGCTTCCCGCTGCTGAGCGCTACTTCCCCAGCTGGATGGAAGTGGGCATCTCCATCTTCGTTGTAACCCTGATCGTCACCACCTACCGGTTCATTGCTACCAAGATGCCTGTTCTGTACGAGCATCCTGAGTACAAGGACGCCCACTAG
- the hmcF gene encoding sulfate respiration complex iron-sulfur protein HmcF, with product MPEGIFCNKRPVNTEEDLKALLGDKGGAQYYEEMKKLDVDVPALAATLEKTCKSRIRTWLEICAHCGMCADSCFLYRVSDRDPKQVPAYKIQSTLGEIVKKKGDVSNEFMRHCVDVAWSQCTCCNRCGMYCPHGIDMGVMFSYLRGLLYSQGFVPWEMKIGSGMHRVYNAQMDVTEEDWVDTCEWMADEYGEEWPGLEIPVDKEDADIMYTLNAREPKHYPEDLAEAAILFHLAGENWTVPSTGWEQTSLAMFAGDWAACKKQVETVYAAIERLRPKRVVGTECGHAHRATVIEGPYWAGREDGLTPAPYIHYVEWLAEALRTGKIKIDPTKKIKEPVTLQDSCNYVRNHGLANITREIMSYIAEDFREMAPNREHNYCCGGGGGFNGIGKYRHQRNEALKTKRDQILATGCKLVVAPCHNCWDAIRDLEEEFEIGIRWTFLKPLILKMAIIPDHLKLQEDEDE from the coding sequence ATGCCTGAAGGTATTTTCTGCAATAAGCGCCCCGTCAACACCGAAGAAGACCTCAAGGCCCTTCTTGGCGACAAGGGCGGCGCGCAGTACTACGAGGAAATGAAGAAGCTGGACGTGGATGTTCCCGCGCTGGCTGCGACCCTTGAAAAAACCTGCAAATCGCGCATCCGCACCTGGCTCGAAATCTGTGCCCACTGCGGCATGTGCGCCGACTCCTGCTTCCTGTATCGCGTAAGCGATCGTGATCCCAAGCAGGTTCCGGCATATAAGATCCAGTCCACCCTTGGCGAAATCGTCAAGAAAAAGGGCGATGTGAGCAACGAGTTCATGCGTCACTGCGTGGACGTTGCATGGTCCCAGTGCACCTGCTGCAACCGTTGCGGCATGTACTGCCCCCACGGCATCGACATGGGCGTCATGTTCAGCTACCTGCGCGGCCTTCTCTACTCTCAGGGTTTTGTACCGTGGGAAATGAAGATCGGCTCCGGCATGCACCGCGTGTACAACGCCCAGATGGACGTGACCGAAGAAGATTGGGTGGATACCTGCGAATGGATGGCCGACGAATACGGCGAAGAATGGCCCGGCCTGGAAATTCCGGTAGACAAGGAAGATGCGGACATCATGTACACCCTGAATGCCCGCGAACCCAAGCACTATCCGGAAGACCTTGCGGAAGCGGCAATCCTCTTCCACCTTGCGGGTGAGAACTGGACCGTGCCGAGCACCGGCTGGGAACAGACCTCTCTTGCCATGTTCGCCGGTGACTGGGCTGCCTGCAAGAAGCAGGTGGAAACCGTCTACGCCGCCATCGAACGCCTGCGCCCCAAGCGCGTCGTGGGTACCGAATGCGGCCATGCGCACCGTGCCACCGTCATTGAAGGCCCCTACTGGGCCGGACGTGAAGATGGCCTTACGCCCGCACCCTACATCCACTACGTGGAATGGCTCGCAGAGGCGCTGCGCACGGGCAAGATCAAGATCGACCCGACCAAGAAGATCAAGGAGCCTGTCACCCTTCAGGACTCCTGCAACTACGTGCGTAACCACGGCCTTGCGAACATTACCCGCGAGATCATGAGTTACATTGCCGAAGACTTCCGTGAAATGGCCCCCAACCGCGAGCACAACTACTGCTGCGGTGGCGGCGGCGGCTTCAACGGTATCGGCAAATACCGTCATCAGCGTAACGAAGCGCTGAAGACCAAGCGCGACCAGATCCTCGCTACCGGCTGCAAGCTGGTTGTGGCTCCCTGCCACAACTGCTG
- a CDS encoding helix-turn-helix domain-containing protein, producing the protein MILRKDSSAPCPTGSESASRRGEQAFPCPALRPFVDRYWTWEAGSSQSTLQPRFFPGTGMELIFHYGPPFNYRLGAGELRQAAPAHVMCLRETSAELFPAEHTGFLSVRLRSGAFNRFCPTPAGHLTDGFTDARDLFGVALGDMELRIAEAGDFFSRVALVEAFLLECFTARAGEWDERIFAAAQQLYYGYAEGIVDSALALAGVGIRQFQRRFQEDMGMGPRQFIKISRFHHAVRSLLLNEAESLLEVALQHGYYDQSHCIRDFRMFASMRPSEFLPVTPRMTHFYNTSRPAGFRDAP; encoded by the coding sequence ATGATACTCCGTAAGGATTCTTCCGCGCCGTGCCCGACAGGCTCAGAGTCTGCATCTCGGCGTGGTGAACAGGCCTTTCCTTGTCCGGCACTGCGTCCTTTTGTGGACAGATACTGGACATGGGAAGCTGGTTCCAGCCAATCTACCCTGCAGCCACGATTCTTTCCCGGAACCGGGATGGAATTGATTTTTCATTACGGCCCACCATTCAATTACCGGCTTGGAGCGGGAGAGTTACGACAAGCCGCTCCGGCACATGTTATGTGCCTCAGAGAAACATCGGCGGAACTGTTTCCGGCAGAGCATACGGGATTTCTGTCTGTGCGGTTGCGTTCGGGCGCGTTTAACCGCTTTTGTCCGACACCGGCCGGACATCTGACAGACGGGTTTACAGATGCCCGAGATCTGTTTGGCGTAGCTTTGGGTGACATGGAATTGCGCATTGCCGAGGCTGGAGACTTTTTTTCCAGAGTTGCGTTGGTGGAGGCATTTCTGCTGGAATGCTTCACGGCCAGGGCCGGTGAGTGGGATGAGCGAATTTTTGCTGCTGCCCAGCAACTATATTATGGATATGCCGAGGGGATCGTAGATTCCGCGCTGGCTCTTGCCGGAGTAGGGATACGCCAGTTCCAGCGGAGATTTCAGGAAGATATGGGGATGGGACCCAGGCAATTCATCAAGATATCGCGTTTTCACCATGCGGTGCGCTCTTTGTTGCTGAATGAAGCGGAGTCTCTTCTTGAAGTCGCCCTGCAGCACGGATATTATGATCAGTCGCATTGCATCCGCGATTTCAGGATGTTCGCTTCAATGCGGCCATCAGAATTTTTGCCAGTTACGCCTCGCATGACGCATTTTTACAATACGAGTCGGCCGGCGGGGTTTAGAGACGCTCCATGA
- the hmcB gene encoding sulfate respiration complex iron-sulfur protein HmcB, which yields MDRRKFLSLLGGAGLASAMGATKVKAAGTHTFNGYPDAMGVLHDSTRCIGCRKCEQACAEVNNLPKPEVAYDDLTVLDTKRRTDAKTYTVVNKYNTAGLDHPIFRKQQCNHCQEPACASACFVKAFTKNPDGSVTYNGDLCVGCRYCMVACPFGVPTFEYDDPLDPLVQKCTMCHPRIQEGKLPGCVEKCPKEALTFGRREDLLAIARDRIRKYPERYENHIYGEKEAGGTSWLYLSAVPHTELGMPVVGKTSAPELTSGALGAVPMVVGIWPVLLAGAYGISKRKEKIAAEEQADAVREAIDKTKADADNAMKTALDKAAKDKAAAVDREVKKAVAEAQQSFDEKLAAMQAPAEAEDTDAGNSPEEEA from the coding sequence ATGGATCGCAGAAAATTCCTGAGCCTGTTGGGTGGTGCCGGTCTTGCCTCTGCCATGGGCGCAACCAAGGTCAAGGCCGCAGGAACCCACACCTTCAACGGTTATCCGGACGCCATGGGCGTCCTGCATGACAGCACCCGCTGCATCGGCTGCCGCAAATGCGAGCAGGCCTGTGCAGAGGTGAACAATCTGCCCAAGCCCGAGGTCGCCTATGACGACCTGACCGTGCTGGACACCAAGCGCAGAACCGATGCCAAGACCTACACCGTTGTGAACAAGTACAACACCGCCGGTCTTGATCATCCCATCTTCCGCAAGCAGCAGTGTAACCACTGTCAGGAACCCGCTTGTGCGTCCGCCTGCTTCGTCAAGGCGTTCACCAAGAATCCTGACGGTTCCGTTACCTACAACGGCGACCTGTGTGTCGGCTGCCGCTACTGCATGGTCGCATGTCCCTTCGGCGTGCCCACCTTCGAATACGATGATCCGCTGGATCCGCTGGTGCAGAAGTGCACCATGTGCCATCCCCGTATTCAGGAAGGCAAGCTGCCCGGCTGCGTTGAAAAGTGCCCCAAGGAAGCGCTCACCTTCGGCAGACGCGAGGACCTTCTCGCCATTGCCCGTGACCGCATCCGCAAGTACCCCGAGCGCTACGAGAACCACATCTACGGCGAAAAGGAAGCAGGCGGCACCAGCTGGCTGTACCTGTCTGCCGTGCCGCACACCGAGCTGGGCATGCCCGTAGTGGGCAAGACCTCCGCGCCCGAGCTTACCTCCGGCGCACTGGGTGCGGTTCCCATGGTTGTGGGTATCTGGCCCGTACTGCTGGCAGGTGCCTACGGCATCAGCAAGCGTAAGGAAAAGATCGCTGCGGAAGAACAGGCCGACGCAGTTCGCGAAGCCATCGACAAGACCAAGGCCGATGCAGACAACGCCATGAAGACCGCGCTGGACAAGGCTGCCAAGGACAAGGCTGCCGCTGTTGACCGCGAGGTGAAGAAGGCCGTTGCCGAAGCCCAGCAGTCTTTCGACGAAAAGCTCGCCGCCATGCAGGCTCCTGCCGAAGCAGAAGACACCGACGCCGGGAATTCCCCGGAGGAGGAAGCATAA
- a CDS encoding putative quinol monooxygenase produces the protein MIILIATFQAIHGKSYELEAAFRGMMGPTTAEQGALEYRLHRSLERNDTFFFYEKYADKAAMDLHLASSHFAVLMEKVQPMLAGAPQVDTLEFLEGIPERG, from the coding sequence ATGATAATTCTCATAGCGACGTTTCAAGCAATACATGGCAAGAGTTATGAACTAGAAGCAGCCTTTCGCGGAATGATGGGGCCGACTACAGCTGAACAGGGTGCGTTGGAATACCGCCTGCATCGTTCTCTGGAACGTAATGATACGTTTTTCTTTTACGAGAAATATGCTGACAAGGCTGCTATGGATTTGCATCTGGCGTCTTCACACTTTGCTGTCCTGATGGAAAAAGTGCAGCCGATGCTGGCGGGAGCACCGCAGGTGGATACGCTTGAGTTTCTGGAGGGGATTCCGGAAAGAGGATAA
- a CDS encoding isochorismatase family protein: MSRFNHTAKAHTVALSSSFTRHLLQLAMLGMAFVLLAALPVRAAEYKDISEVWSGAEAPAPPPLQSVSVDHTTTALLILDIEERTCNADRRPRCLETVPRIAALMDKARKAGMPVVYSLTTKGTRETILPPVTPENGDPIVQASVDKFLNTPLQTILEDLRVNAVIITGTAAHGAVLHTATGAAQRGLQVILPVDGLSASSLYIEQAAVWLLHTGPATAQRTVLTRTADISIE; the protein is encoded by the coding sequence ATGTCCAGATTCAACCACACTGCCAAAGCGCACACCGTTGCCCTTTCGTCATCTTTCACGCGGCACCTGCTGCAGCTTGCCATGCTGGGCATGGCCTTTGTACTGCTGGCCGCCCTGCCCGTGCGCGCCGCCGAATACAAAGACATATCCGAAGTATGGTCAGGTGCCGAGGCACCCGCACCTCCCCCCTTGCAGTCCGTGTCTGTGGACCACACCACAACAGCTCTGCTCATACTGGATATTGAAGAGCGCACCTGCAACGCAGACCGCCGGCCACGCTGTCTTGAAACCGTGCCGCGCATAGCCGCCTTGATGGACAAGGCCCGCAAGGCCGGAATGCCCGTTGTCTACAGCCTCACCACCAAAGGCACGCGCGAAACCATCCTGCCGCCCGTTACTCCGGAAAATGGCGACCCCATCGTGCAGGCAAGCGTGGACAAGTTTCTGAACACTCCCTTGCAGACCATTCTTGAAGACCTGCGGGTTAACGCCGTCATCATCACCGGCACCGCAGCCCACGGGGCGGTATTGCACACGGCCACGGGTGCGGCCCAGCGTGGATTGCAGGTCATATTGCCGGTGGACGGCCTTTCCGCCTCTTCGCTCTACATAGAACAGGCCGCAGTGTGGCTGCTGCACACAGGCCCGGCAACAGCCCAGAGAACAGTGCTGACGCGCACCGCTGACATCAGCATAGAATAA
- a CDS encoding zinc ribbon domain-containing protein YjdM gives MDNIPNCPQCNSAYMYSDGNMIICPECGFEMKPGETGERVYKDANGNVLVDGDTVIIIQDLKVKGAASAIKKGTKVKGIKLVEPEDGVHDISCKIPGFGAMMLKTSVVKKG, from the coding sequence ATGGATAACATCCCCAATTGCCCGCAGTGCAACTCCGCATACATGTACTCCGACGGCAACATGATCATCTGCCCGGAATGCGGTTTTGAAATGAAGCCCGGCGAAACCGGGGAACGTGTCTACAAGGATGCCAACGGCAACGTGCTGGTGGATGGCGACACCGTCATCATCATTCAGGATCTGAAGGTCAAGGGCGCTGCCTCCGCCATCAAGAAGGGCACCAAGGTCAAGGGCATCAAGCTCGTCGAACCCGAAGACGGCGTGCACGACATTTCCTGCAAGATTCCCGGCTTCGGCGCAATGATGCTGAAGACCTCCGTGGTCAAGAAAGGCTGA
- the hmcE gene encoding sulfate respiration complex protein HmcE, producing the protein MIGFLTGPMLLISLAVFFVGLAFRAVMYVRGLNWQLDRVAYKPHMALGIKGALHSIRRWLIPGGTYSWRDQPFMAVAFFLFHIGGVLVPLFLLGHQVLLEEAIGFSLPALPSIVADVLTVLAIIGGVMLALRRIALTEVRILTTPYDWFILAVSVAPFVTGFVARMHWGTYDFWITAHILTGELLLIIAPFTKLSHIVLFFMSRGQLGMDYSIKRGGMKRNYAFPW; encoded by the coding sequence ATGATTGGATTCCTTACCGGACCGATGCTGCTGATATCCCTCGCGGTATTCTTCGTGGGACTCGCGTTTCGTGCCGTCATGTATGTAAGGGGCCTGAACTGGCAGCTCGACCGCGTTGCCTACAAGCCCCATATGGCCCTCGGTATCAAGGGTGCCCTGCACTCCATCCGCCGCTGGCTTATTCCCGGTGGCACGTACAGCTGGCGCGACCAGCCCTTCATGGCTGTCGCGTTCTTCCTGTTCCACATCGGCGGTGTGCTGGTTCCCCTGTTCCTTCTGGGCCACCAGGTCCTGCTGGAAGAGGCTATCGGCTTCAGCCTGCCCGCGCTGCCTTCCATCGTTGCAGACGTGCTGACCGTGCTCGCCATCATCGGCGGCGTAATGCTGGCCCTGCGCCGCATCGCCCTGACCGAGGTGCGCATTCTCACCACGCCTTATGACTGGTTCATTCTGGCTGTTTCCGTGGCACCGTTCGTGACCGGCTTTGTCGCCCGTATGCACTGGGGCACCTATGATTTCTGGATCACTGCCCACATCCTTACCGGCGAACTGCTGCTCATCATCGCTCCCTTCACCAAGCTCTCGCACATCGTGCTCTTCTTCATGTCCCGCGGTCAGCTGGGCATGGACTACAGCATCAAGCGCGGCGGCATGAAGCGGAACTACGCCTTCCCCTGGTAA
- the hmcA gene encoding sulfate respiration complex hexadecaheme cytochrome HmcA, translated as MMKGRSLLRWAGLLVAVALVSVWGHEARSSKAEVSSAGSYADIVTIDVIGKMGNTELPAVTYRHDLHTEAMKKLNKDCSACHKTQDGKMSLKFMRTEDGSAEELKKLYHTNCFACHAEQAAAGNNTGPQEGECRACHNPNPADASAWKEVGMDKSLHYRHISAKTIKVAGQDVNCGACHHVYDPATKKAEWKKNTEDSCRACHKSEPTPVAEGADKMKPAFKVAAHESCVLCHVKTTGDTGPVTCAGCHTAEAQKQYKVVTEVPRLERGQPDATLVVADDLKKAKLPAVAFNHKLHEASLDNCRTCHHEKIASCTECHTVAGKKEGNFVQLEQAMHAVKSKTSCVGCHNTAKTDPSCAGCHSLMPKAAPSEQSCATCHEKNAPKGDELAAMDKDQKLAAASALVSARPTTMPVYGDEDIPEFVEIGAIADKYEPSKMPHRKIVKTMIAAVAGNKMAASFHTDPGTFCQGCHHNSPVSKTPPKCQSCHGKPFEADKGDRPGLKAAYHQQCMGCHAAMKLEKPKATACKECHAERTN; from the coding sequence ATGATGAAAGGAAGATCACTGCTGCGATGGGCGGGACTGCTGGTTGCGGTAGCACTCGTCTCGGTCTGGGGACACGAGGCGCGGAGCTCCAAGGCCGAGGTATCCTCTGCCGGTAGCTATGCTGACATCGTCACCATCGATGTGATCGGGAAAATGGGGAACACCGAGTTGCCGGCTGTTACCTATCGCCATGACCTGCATACGGAAGCAATGAAAAAGTTGAACAAAGATTGCTCCGCTTGTCACAAAACGCAGGATGGTAAAATGTCTCTTAAGTTCATGCGCACCGAGGACGGTAGCGCAGAAGAACTCAAGAAACTCTATCACACTAACTGTTTCGCCTGCCATGCCGAACAGGCTGCCGCAGGCAACAACACGGGACCGCAGGAAGGCGAATGCCGCGCCTGTCACAATCCCAATCCCGCAGATGCTTCCGCATGGAAGGAAGTGGGAATGGATAAGTCCCTGCATTACCGTCACATTTCCGCCAAGACCATCAAGGTTGCAGGACAGGATGTGAACTGTGGCGCATGCCACCACGTGTATGATCCCGCTACCAAGAAGGCCGAATGGAAGAAGAATACCGAAGATTCCTGCCGCGCCTGTCATAAGAGCGAGCCTACTCCCGTTGCCGAAGGCGCTGACAAGATGAAGCCCGCCTTCAAGGTTGCCGCTCACGAATCCTGTGTGCTCTGCCACGTGAAGACCACCGGTGATACCGGTCCCGTCACCTGTGCAGGTTGCCACACCGCCGAAGCGCAGAAGCAGTACAAAGTGGTTACGGAAGTGCCCCGTCTCGAACGCGGCCAGCCTGATGCCACCCTCGTTGTTGCTGACGACCTGAAGAAGGCAAAGCTGCCCGCAGTGGCCTTCAACCACAAGCTGCACGAAGCCTCTCTGGACAACTGCCGCACCTGTCACCATGAAAAGATCGCCTCCTGTACTGAATGCCACACCGTGGCAGGCAAGAAAGAAGGCAATTTCGTTCAGCTGGAACAGGCAATGCACGCCGTCAAGAGCAAGACTTCCTGCGTGGGCTGCCATAACACCGCCAAGACCGATCCTTCCTGTGCCGGCTGCCACAGCCTGATGCCCAAGGCCGCTCCTTCCGAGCAGTCCTGTGCTACCTGCCACGAGAAGAACGCTCCCAAGGGTGATGAACTGGCTGCCATGGACAAGGATCAGAAGCTGGCCGCAGCATCCGCTCTTGTGAGCGCACGCCCGACCACCATGCCTGTCTACGGCGACGAGGACATTCCCGAGTTCGTTGAAATCGGCGCCATTGCCGACAAGTACGAGCCTTCCAAGATGCCCCACCGCAAGATCGTGAAGACCATGATCGCAGCAGTGGCCGGCAACAAGATGGCTGCAAGCTTCCACACCGATCCCGGCACCTTCTGCCAGGGCTGCCATCATAACAGCCCCGTCAGCAAGACGCCGCCCAAGTGTCAGAGCTGCCACGGCAAGCCTTTCGAAGCCGACAAGGGCGACCGCCCCGGCCTGAAGGCTGCATACCATCAGCAGTGCATGGGCTGCCACGCAGCCATGAAGCTTGAAAAGCCCAAGGCCACGGCGTGCAAGGAATGTCACGCCGAGCGCACTAACTAG
- the hmcD gene encoding sulfate respiration complex protein HmcD, which yields MEHIFYTLHDFMLHTKSIVYILMGLALVSFVGYWLFITGRDEKIRKY from the coding sequence ATGGAACACATTTTCTACACCCTCCACGACTTCATGCTGCATACCAAGTCCATCGTCTATATTCTGATGGGCCTGGCGCTGGTCAGCTTTGTCGGCTACTGGCTGTTCATCACCGGCAGAGACGAGAAGATCCGGAAGTACTAG
- a CDS encoding RluA family pseudouridine synthase — protein sequence MEILYSDEHIVVVNKPGGLLSVPGVGPHKQDCAMNRVRALFPESVEIPVVHRLDQATAGLLVFGISAFAQRELSIQFAKRRVDKRYIAVLEGDVRGDSGEITLPTRLDIFNRPYQIYDPIHGKIGITEWGVLERRRGRTRVEFIPITGRTHQLRFHAAHKFGLGCPIVGDFLYGNAEDGDMLHLHAAYLRFCHPATEEEMAFCSVPEF from the coding sequence GTGGAAATACTGTACAGCGACGAACATATCGTAGTGGTCAACAAGCCCGGCGGCCTGCTTTCCGTCCCCGGCGTGGGACCGCACAAGCAGGATTGCGCCATGAACCGCGTGCGTGCGCTGTTTCCCGAGAGTGTCGAGATTCCCGTTGTGCACCGGCTCGATCAGGCCACAGCCGGCCTGCTGGTATTCGGCATTTCGGCCTTCGCGCAGCGCGAGCTTTCCATCCAGTTTGCCAAACGCCGTGTGGACAAGCGCTACATCGCCGTACTGGAAGGCGACGTGCGTGGTGATTCCGGCGAAATAACCCTGCCCACACGACTGGACATCTTCAACCGCCCCTATCAGATATATGATCCCATCCACGGCAAGATCGGCATCACCGAATGGGGCGTGCTGGAACGCAGACGGGGCCGCACGCGTGTGGAATTCATCCCCATAACCGGCCGCACCCACCAGCTGCGGTTTCATGCCGCGCATAAGTTCGGGCTGGGCTGCCCCATCGTGGGCGATTTTCTCTACGGCAATGCCGAAGACGGCGACATGCTGCATCTGCATGCGGCCTATCTGCGCTTTTGCCATCCGGCAACGGAAGAAGAGATGGCCTTCTGCTCCGTACCCGAATTTTAG